In Thermogemmata fonticola, the DNA window GTGGTGGGACAGGGCAGTTGTTTCATTTTGCGACTTCCCTTGCGTTGGGCCGCTCCGGAGCCGGCCTTGGCCCCGGAGAATCCACCGGCTCCTTTGGACCCGCCGAACGTCCCACCTACCGCCCCCTCCCCGGCCTTGTCCTCGGGTCAGACCCAGCCTTGAGCTGACAAGGAGTTGCATCTTAGGGCGACCCTCGTTGTTTCCTCTCAATTCACGCTCACGTTAGCGGAGCAATGCGGGACACCTCACCTCAAGCCGCCCCCTTCACCTTACAGACTGCACAGACCGCAAAATTTGGCCCCTTTCGCTTCTTTACCCACGCCATTCCTTGGGAACTGAGATGCCCTCAGGAAGAACCATTTTTTCTCAAGTTTCCTCCCCGGCGGGTGGTTTGTGACGGAAGATGATGACACAGGATGCGGCGCCCGAGACGGACCTCCGGCCTTCGGCACGAGTGTATGCACATGAACCGGCCATCCCTGCAGCAGCACAATTCCAACTCCGTTCATTGGGTACCTCTTCGCCGCCTCCAAGCGGGCGGATTGATGGTACTGTCTCTGGCCTTAATGTCCGGGGCTGAACCTGCTGCTAGCTCCTCTCCCCGTTTCAGCGATGTGGTGCTGGCCCGTTCTGCTCTGGCTGCACTGGATCAGGTCCCGGAACTCCGCGGTATCAATCTTGTGGTAAGTGTAGTAGACGGGATAGCGGTGATAGGCGGGCCGGTCCCGTCGCCGGTCCATGCTCAGCGAGCGGAGCAAGCCGTTCGCGCCGTGCCAGGCATCCGTGATGTCCGCAACACGTGCTTCGTCTCTCAAGGTCCTGATCCTCTACTGCGTGCCGTGACAGACAAAAGCTGGACGGAGCAACAGCCACGTTCCTGGGAGGTGCCCGGCGTGTGGGAGCGGCAGCCGCCGGTTTCGCCTTTCCCGCTGCATAGCGTGGCTCGCGGACCGGACACAAAAAAGACGGTGATAGCCCGTCGCCCAGCCGAAGCCCTACCGGGTGGCCAGGAAGTGCTCGGCGCACCCGTGCCGCCTCAGTCCCCTTCCGCCCTTCCAGCACGGGATGTGCCGTTGGTGGCGCCCGGCACCCTCACGGCCACAGGCCGAGATGACCCGCTGACAATAGCTCGACAACTCCTGCACTCGGAGCCACGGTTCGCTCAGTTGCACATCGAGTTTCGAGAGCAGACCCTCTGGATCAGCGGAAGCGTCCGCCGGCCCGACGATGCCTGGGAACTCGCGGCCCGATTACGGCAAATCCCTGGCGTGCATCGTGTCGTCGTGGGAAAGCTCCAGCTCACTCGATGACAATGTGCCATCACCTGGAGAGAACATCGGCAAGGGGTGGTCCAGCTTCAAGAGGTGGACGCCATTCTTACCAGCCGGTGATCAATGAGTCTTAACACCCTCCACGGGGAAAGGCAAGGCGATAGTGGGAGGTGAGTCAAGGTGGGGATGCGACTACTTGCACGCCGCCAGTCCGCCACAATTCTGCAATCAACCGGGAATATTCGCTCTCGCGATTGTGCCGCAGTAGTTTCTCCCGAATCTCATCCTGTAGTTTACCGTCGAAGGGGCGAATACCGGCGTATTTTCGCTCGACGACTTTCAAGAGGTGGCAGCCGGATGAGGTGGTGATCACTTCGCTAATCTCGCCGGGCCGCAAGGACCAGACCACGTTTTCCAGATCGGCGGGCTGGATTTGGCCGCGACGATGCCCGATCCCCCAACCGCCATTGCCAGCGGCTAGCCCCTGGTCGTGCTGCTGCACAAGCGTGGCAAAATCCACACCTTGGAGAGCCAGTTGCCGCACCTGCTCGGCATGCTGGCGGGCCGCTGCTTCACTGGGATAGCGGGCAAAACTGAAAAAGATGTGCTGCCACTGGACCTGATCTTCGGTCCGGAATTCGTCGGGATGGGCTTCATAATAAGCTCGAATCTCAGCAAAGCCGGGAGTGCGCACGCGGTCTTTGAGCAAGGTCCGAGCATATTCGTCCGCCATAATCTGTCGGATCAATTGCCGCCGGACAATTTGTAAGGTCAATCCCTGCGCCCGCAAGATGTTCAGAAACTCCTCGTCGCTTTCCGTGCCGTAGGCTTTGCGGATCTGATGGAGGGCACGATCCGCGGTTTTCTCTGCATAGTCCCGGATTTCCTCCATGGCCGAGAGTTTGCCAGCTTTTTTCAACCGGGCCTGCATATCGGCTAAGAGCAATTCCCGTTCGATGATCCGCCGCAATTCGGCTGCATATAATTCCTGTTGCTTCGCCGCACGTAAAGGTCCGGGTAAGTGGCGATACTCGGCCAGCCGTTGATACACAGCCTCCCGTACCTCTTGGTCAGTCACGACTGTATGGGAACCGATCAGGGCGACGATTTTGATGCGCGGTGTCGCCCGTTGCAACAATTCATGGAGGCGAACTGCGGTCTGAGGCCAGCTTAGGCTTGCCGGCATCACCTCCTCCGCGCCTTGCTCTGCCTTCAGGGTCGAGGTCGCGAGGGAGTGGGGAGAAAGATTCGAGGGTCCTTTACCGGCTGCCGCCTTCGGCCCCTCATTCCCGCACTCCAAGGGTGGGGGCAGCACAGCAGGCGACAGGGGGCGTGCTAATTCTGAACTATCAGTCGAGGACGACGGTGCCTGACCCCGAATTGTGGGCAGAGGAACCTTATGACACCACTTGCAACCGCTCAGCCATCCTACGGTTGCAATCGTCAGCCAGACTCCCCACCGCCGCACTGGTTCGACTCTCATGACAGCACCCACTTAGATTCCTCATCCGCCCGCCCGAACACCGCCTTATAACTCCCGCCGGTTTCCACGCAAGCACAAATTGATTTCCATCTCCCCACCCTGCCGCCACCTTCGACTTTCGTTCACTCCGCATGGTGCCCGTCCGTCTGGAGCTAGACTGCACGTTGCAAAATGGGATCAACCGAAACTTGCCTTGACGACTTCTGCTCGTGGTCACGAGATCAACGCACTGGACAAGTAGGTTGAGACGATAGCGGACAATCCCTATCACCGCGCCAGGTTTCACTCCGCCCACCCTGGTTTGGGAAGCTCTCTAACTTGGGGACATCGACTCTTTCCCCTAGACCGCTTGATCGGAAAACCCCTTGACGTGAGAAAAGGGCATGATTATGGGGGTCGGACATTCTACAGGGGGAAGAATCCAGCAGGTGAGGCGTCGATGGCAGCTAAGCCAAGGCACCAGCCCAAAGGGGTGATGTCGTATGGGACCGCCGCCCAACTCGTGGTTATCGGGGTGGGCGCAGCCCTGGTGGGTTGCTGGCGAACCGAAATTCATCCTCCCCCGCTCGCCATTATTGAGCAACCATGGCTCAATGTGGGTCCCACTTCACCAAGCCGGGACGGTGACGTGGAGACGGTCGTTGGATTGTCGCAGGTGCTCGCCGGCGAAGCCCCGAAGCGCGCTGCTGGCCGGCCCTTGAATATCCTGGTCCTTTCGGGGGGCGGCAAATACGGAGCCTTCACTGCGGGTGTTCTGGTAGGCTGGACTGCATCCGGTCAGCGACCGGTCTTTGATGTGGCCACCGGCATCAGTAGCGGAGCGATCGTAGCCACTCTCGCTTTTCTCGGCCCAAAATATGATGATAAACTTCGCAACGGCTTTACCACCTTGCGCCGCTCGGACTTGTTCGTCTGGCGCCCCATTCGCGGTCTGATCCGCGGTACCGGCTTGATGTCCGCCGCCCCGCTGGAAGAGCTGTTGGCCCGCGAAATCACCCCCGAATTGATGAGCGAACTGCAACAGGCATACCACGACGGGCGCCGGCTCTACATTGGCACGGGCAACATCCTGACCAACCGCTTCACGGTGTGGGACCTAACAGCCATAGCGTCCAGCGGCCGACCAGACGCGCCCGTGCTCGTGCGAAAAATCCTACTGGCTTCCAGCGCAGTACCTGGCGTGGTCGCGCCTGTTGAATTCGATGTGGAAGTCAACGGAGTGCGCTACCGGGAGCTACACGCCGATGCGGGAAACATGGCCCAGGCATTTGTACGCACGACCGGCCCGATCCCGGCAGGTTCCACCATCTGGGTCCTCTCTGCTGGCAAGGTGTACCGCGATCCCCTCAAGGACCGACCCCGTGTGTTCGGCCTACTCGGCGGAGGCGTTTCCAATGCCCTTTATGCCCTGTTCCGTTCCGACCTGATCAAGCTCTACGCCCTCTGTGCTGTCACAGGGTCGCAATTCCGCCTCATTGCATTGCCCCAGGATTTTCCTGCCGAAACTAGCAGCTTTGCCTTCGACCCCGAAGAGTTGCAGCGGATGTTCTGGCTAGGGTATCAGATGGCCGCCTCGGGACAGGATTGGCGCAGTGTGCCGCCGGATACCCTTCCCGGCGAAGCCTCTCCTCCGCGGACTGGCTTTCAATTTGTCACCCCGCGTCCCTGATTCCCCTTGGGTCCATCTGCAGGGATGTGCTTCTGTCCGCCTGTTGCGATGTCATTGGCAAGCTGTTGGGATAGTCCTACATCATCAGCAGTGCGCGCACGATACCCGCCATCGGAAGCTCACGCTCAGGCAGCCACCCTGGAGATGGATCAGGGGTTCATCGCCATGCCGTACCCGCAATTCGATCGCCGGCAGTTGCGATTGCAGCCGCTGTCCCAACGGCAGCATGATCTGACCCTCGATGTCATCCAACCTCTTAGTACCGTTCCCTCTTTCCATCATCCTGCTTTACCAATTCTGGCAGAACGACTGCTTCAGGCCCGGCAACGAGGAGCAGCCCGCATCTTGCTCATGGGCGCCCACGTGCTGCGAGCAGGAACCCAACGGTTTTTGATTGATTTAATGCGGCGCGGTCTGATCTCCCTGATCGCCATGAACGGCGCCGGTCCCATCCACGACTGGGAATTTGCTCTCATTGGCGCCACCACGGAAAGCGTCGCCCGTTATGTTTCCAGCGGAGAATTCGGCTTGTGGGAAGAGACGGGCCGCATCAATGACGCCGTGGTTCAAGGCGTGCGGGCCGGCATGGGTTTGGGAGAAGGGATCGGGCGGGCCATCGCCGAAGGGTGTTTCCCTTACAAGGACATTTCCGTCCTCGCCCAGGCTTACCTGTTGCGCATTCCCGTTACGGTGCACATCGGCATCGGCTACGACATCATTCATGAGCATCCCAACGCCGATGGCGCCGTGCTAGGCCGGGCCAGCTACACGGATTTCCTCATCTTCGCCGAGCATATCCGCCAGTTGGAAGGCGGCGTGGTGCTCAATTTTGGCTCGGCTGTCATGGGACCGGAGGTGTATCTCAAGGCTCTAGCTATGGCGCGCAATGTCGCCCATCAGCACGGCCAACGAATCGCCCGCTTCACCACGGCGGTCTTTGATTTGGTTCCTCTGGATGACGACTATCGCCGCCAAGCTCCGAAATCCGATCCCCGCTATTACTTCCGCCCTTGGAAGACAATTCTGGTCCGTACCGTAGCGGATGGGGGGGAGAGCTTTTACATAGCCGGGGATCACAAGGACACGCTTCCTGCTCTCTGGCACGCTGTGCAGCGCTTGGACCCTCAGCCCGCACCTGATCCATCCGTTGCGCCCTCACCGCGCACCGCCGAAGGCTCTACCGCCTCGACCTCGATCACGGATACCCCAACTCCTCCCGCCGCCCAATCCTAGTACAATGGGCAGCACCTATTCTCTCAGACACCCTCGATCTGGAACGCGAGACATTCCGGGTTCTGCTATGCTCAACGACTCGGTGATCGATCGCATACTGGCTCACTTACCCCGCTGTACCATCGGAGTACTGGGCGACCTGTTTCTGGATCGGTACCTGGACATCGACTCCCATTTGAACGAACCCTCACTGGAAACAGGTCTGACGGCCTACCAGGTAGTGCGCATCCGCAGCTACGCCGGAGCCGCGGGAACGGTGATCAACAATCTGGCGGCATTGGGAACGGGGCGTATCCTGCCCATCAGCTTCATCGGAGATGATGGAGAAGGTTATGAGCTACGCCAAGCCCTAGCCCGTTGGGCGAATGTCGATGGCCGCCATATCCTCATTACGGCAGAGCGCCGCACCCCCACTTACACCAAACCGATGCTCGACGGACGGGAATTGAATCGGCTCGACATCAAAAACCGCACTCCAACACCTCCCCTCCTCGAAGAGAAACTTTGTGAAAAACTCCAGGAGTGCTGGCACGAGGCAGACGCTTGGCTGG includes these proteins:
- a CDS encoding patatin-like phospholipase family protein, whose product is MAAKPRHQPKGVMSYGTAAQLVVIGVGAALVGCWRTEIHPPPLAIIEQPWLNVGPTSPSRDGDVETVVGLSQVLAGEAPKRAAGRPLNILVLSGGGKYGAFTAGVLVGWTASGQRPVFDVATGISSGAIVATLAFLGPKYDDKLRNGFTTLRRSDLFVWRPIRGLIRGTGLMSAAPLEELLAREITPELMSELQQAYHDGRRLYIGTGNILTNRFTVWDLTAIASSGRPDAPVLVRKILLASSAVPGVVAPVEFDVEVNGVRYRELHADAGNMAQAFVRTTGPIPAGSTIWVLSAGKVYRDPLKDRPRVFGLLGGGVSNALYALFRSDLIKLYALCAVTGSQFRLIALPQDFPAETSSFAFDPEELQRMFWLGYQMAASGQDWRSVPPDTLPGEASPPRTGFQFVTPRP
- a CDS encoding peptidylprolyl isomerase — protein: MPASLSWPQTAVRLHELLQRATPRIKIVALIGSHTVVTDQEVREAVYQRLAEYRHLPGPLRAAKQQELYAAELRRIIERELLLADMQARLKKAGKLSAMEEIRDYAEKTADRALHQIRKAYGTESDEEFLNILRAQGLTLQIVRRQLIRQIMADEYARTLLKDRVRTPGFAEIRAYYEAHPDEFRTEDQVQWQHIFFSFARYPSEAAARQHAEQVRQLALQGVDFATLVQQHDQGLAAGNGGWGIGHRRGQIQPADLENVVWSLRPGEISEVITTSSGCHLLKVVERKYAGIRPFDGKLQDEIREKLLRHNRESEYSRLIAELWRTGGVQVVASPP
- a CDS encoding BON domain-containing protein is translated as MNRPSLQQHNSNSVHWVPLRRLQAGGLMVLSLALMSGAEPAASSSPRFSDVVLARSALAALDQVPELRGINLVVSVVDGIAVIGGPVPSPVHAQRAEQAVRAVPGIRDVRNTCFVSQGPDPLLRAVTDKSWTEQQPRSWEVPGVWERQPPVSPFPLHSVARGPDTKKTVIARRPAEALPGGQEVLGAPVPPQSPSALPARDVPLVAPGTLTATGRDDPLTIARQLLHSEPRFAQLHIEFREQTLWISGSVRRPDDAWELAARLRQIPGVHRVVVGKLQLTR